From Streptomyces sp. NBC_01460, a single genomic window includes:
- a CDS encoding M6 family metalloprotease domain-containing protein: MQQPRHRIRAYRRPLALAGASALVIATMASASSTLPVASRASAGPVAAPRGTGLAPCRIPTAMGVQMSEGMPTPPGYARSTGQIKALNLMIDFPDAQATEPAADRLAEFFPQTSDWFRTSSYGRLTYLPEAPVKDWLRMPLPFSEYGIERGSPYEPGYRKMVKDLVSVADPRVDFSAYDLVNVLVTPNAGPSALDTVLSVTFSGNDDAPFADGIPLANTSFVYSRQDDGSGSYAETGYRVLPHENGHVFGLPDLYTLEGGGSVGHWDIMSEDWGANNDLLAWHKWKLGWLDGDQVSCAAMPGTSEHLLGPLATTGGPKLAFVPVSAQSGYAVEVRTPEGNDEAVCRPGVLVYKVSSDVDTGQGPVSVEDSTEDSGGCTRRPNVHAELSDAPFQPGETFTDRANGIRISVLEKDGDGNYRVRITRP, translated from the coding sequence ATGCAGCAGCCCCGCCACCGGATACGCGCCTACCGCCGCCCCCTCGCACTCGCCGGAGCATCAGCCCTGGTCATCGCCACGATGGCCTCGGCGAGCTCCACCCTCCCCGTCGCCAGCCGCGCCTCCGCGGGGCCGGTGGCCGCACCACGGGGGACCGGCCTCGCACCGTGCCGGATACCCACGGCCATGGGCGTACAGATGTCGGAGGGAATGCCGACACCGCCCGGCTACGCCCGCTCGACCGGGCAGATCAAGGCCCTCAACCTGATGATCGACTTCCCCGACGCGCAGGCGACGGAACCGGCGGCGGACCGGCTCGCGGAATTCTTCCCGCAGACCTCCGACTGGTTCCGCACCAGCTCCTACGGGCGGCTCACCTACCTGCCCGAAGCGCCCGTGAAGGACTGGCTGCGCATGCCCCTCCCGTTCTCCGAGTACGGGATCGAGCGCGGCTCACCCTACGAACCGGGCTACCGCAAGATGGTCAAGGACCTGGTGTCCGTCGCCGACCCGCGGGTCGACTTCTCGGCGTACGACCTGGTCAACGTGCTGGTCACCCCGAACGCCGGCCCCTCCGCGCTGGACACCGTCCTGTCGGTGACCTTCTCCGGCAACGACGACGCCCCGTTCGCCGACGGCATCCCGCTCGCCAACACGTCCTTCGTCTACAGCCGCCAGGACGACGGCTCGGGCTCGTACGCGGAGACCGGCTACCGCGTCCTGCCCCACGAGAACGGCCACGTCTTCGGACTGCCCGACCTCTACACGCTGGAGGGCGGCGGCTCCGTGGGGCACTGGGACATCATGTCCGAGGACTGGGGGGCCAACAACGACCTCCTGGCCTGGCACAAGTGGAAGCTCGGGTGGCTGGACGGCGACCAGGTGAGCTGCGCCGCCATGCCCGGCACCAGCGAGCACCTCCTCGGGCCGCTGGCCACGACGGGCGGCCCGAAGCTGGCCTTCGTGCCGGTGAGCGCGCAGTCCGGCTACGCGGTCGAGGTACGGACCCCGGAGGGCAACGACGAAGCCGTCTGCCGCCCCGGCGTCCTCGTCTACAAGGTCAGCTCCGACGTGGACACCGGCCAGGGGCCGGTGTCCGTCGAGGACAGCACCGAGGACAGCGGCGGCTGCACCCGCCGGCCGAACGTCCACGCCGAGCTCTCCGACGCCCCCTTCCAGCCCGGCGAGACCTTCACCGACCGGGCCAACGGCATACGCATATCCGTGCTGGAGAAGGACGGCGACGGAAACTACCGGGTGCGGATCACCCGGCCGTGA
- a CDS encoding class I adenylate-forming enzyme family protein, whose protein sequence is MPHADRSSSPSSAPADDPAARIEASLTGPGAPFAVERAEHGPLVYAHGPRTLREFVEATWAFGDEPFLIAGERVCSYGEFFAAASSLARRLTETYGLRPGDRAVVAMRNHPEWQVAFWAAQLAGLVAVPLNAWWTEGEFCHALDDCEPKVLLVDGEQLPKTAAWGVRAGARFVVFHHGGEVPEGAERYADLPEPDPAAPPPDVEVRPEDDATIIYTSGTTGRPKGAVATHLAQAGAALNPRYQAAASALGRGVIPGQGAPPITLMTFPFFHVAAFTSLYAAMAVGGTLVLMPKWDADDALRLIRSHGVTVFAGVPATALQLLAAADRAGDGLDGLRMLNTGGAAAPPDLVARLTARHGERIEPRNGYGLTETSGGVLANFGAAYRAHPDSVGTPTPVTEVRIAGPAGEALPDGEAGELWLRGQSLVRGYWRDEAATAAAFTEGWFRTGDLAVRRDGRVAVVDRIKDMVIRGGENVYCVEVEAALHDHPDVEDAAVLGVPHPVLGEEVAAVVRLRRGATVTADALRAHVGRSLAAFKVPAHVLVTPDPLPRNATGKVLKRELRGVVQGHAGAGED, encoded by the coding sequence GTGCCGCATGCCGACCGCAGCAGTTCTCCGTCGTCCGCCCCCGCCGACGATCCGGCCGCCCGCATCGAGGCGTCGCTGACCGGGCCCGGGGCCCCGTTCGCCGTCGAGCGCGCGGAGCACGGACCGCTCGTCTACGCGCACGGCCCGCGCACCCTGCGGGAGTTCGTCGAGGCCACCTGGGCGTTCGGGGACGAGCCTTTCCTGATCGCGGGTGAACGGGTCTGCTCGTACGGTGAGTTCTTCGCCGCGGCGTCGTCGCTGGCCCGGCGGCTCACCGAGACGTACGGGCTGCGCCCCGGTGACCGGGCCGTCGTGGCGATGCGCAACCACCCCGAGTGGCAGGTCGCCTTCTGGGCGGCGCAGCTGGCCGGTCTCGTCGCCGTACCGCTCAACGCCTGGTGGACCGAGGGGGAGTTCTGCCACGCCCTCGACGACTGCGAGCCGAAGGTGCTGCTGGTCGACGGGGAGCAACTGCCCAAGACCGCGGCCTGGGGCGTGAGGGCCGGGGCGCGCTTCGTCGTCTTCCACCACGGGGGAGAGGTGCCGGAGGGGGCCGAGCGGTACGCCGATCTGCCGGAGCCCGATCCGGCGGCCCCACCGCCCGACGTGGAGGTCCGGCCCGAGGACGACGCCACGATCATCTACACCTCGGGCACCACCGGGCGGCCCAAGGGCGCCGTGGCCACCCACCTCGCGCAGGCGGGCGCGGCCCTCAACCCGCGTTACCAGGCGGCCGCCTCGGCGCTCGGCCGCGGGGTCATCCCGGGGCAGGGGGCGCCGCCGATCACTCTGATGACGTTCCCGTTCTTCCACGTCGCGGCGTTCACCAGCCTCTACGCGGCCATGGCGGTGGGCGGCACCCTCGTCCTGATGCCCAAATGGGACGCCGACGATGCCCTGCGGTTGATCCGCAGCCACGGGGTCACCGTGTTCGCGGGCGTTCCGGCCACGGCGCTCCAGCTGCTCGCGGCGGCGGACCGCGCGGGAGACGGTCTGGACGGTCTGAGGATGCTGAACACGGGCGGCGCGGCGGCTCCGCCCGATCTGGTCGCGCGGCTCACCGCCCGGCACGGGGAGCGGATCGAGCCGCGCAACGGCTACGGCCTGACGGAGACCAGCGGCGGGGTGCTGGCCAACTTCGGAGCCGCCTACCGGGCGCACCCGGATTCCGTCGGCACCCCGACGCCGGTCACCGAGGTGCGGATCGCGGGTCCCGCTGGGGAGGCGCTGCCCGACGGTGAGGCCGGCGAGCTGTGGCTGCGCGGCCAGTCCCTGGTCCGCGGATACTGGCGCGACGAGGCGGCCACCGCTGCGGCGTTCACCGAGGGCTGGTTCCGTACGGGGGATCTCGCGGTCCGCCGGGACGGGCGGGTGGCGGTCGTCGACCGGATCAAGGACATGGTGATCCGGGGCGGTGAGAACGTGTACTGCGTGGAGGTCGAGGCCGCTCTGCACGACCATCCCGACGTCGAGGACGCGGCCGTGCTCGGCGTTCCGCATCCGGTGCTCGGTGAGGAGGTCGCGGCGGTCGTCCGGCTGCGCCGGGGTGCCACCGTCACGGCGGACGCGCTGCGCGCACACGTCGGCCGGAGTCTGGCCGCGTTCAAGGTGCCGGCCCATGTGCTGGTGACGCCGGATCCGCTGCCGCGGAACGCCACGGGGAAGGTCCTGAAGAGGGAGCTGCGCGGGGTGGTACAAGGCCACGCGGGCGCGGGCGAGGACTGA
- a CDS encoding tyrosine-type recombinase/integrase codes for MANKKGIRRRFGSVRQLRSGRWQARYRDPATGQLRSAEQTYATKTDADVALTHIEADISRGQWEDPDKGVVPFAAYADAWLRDRKLADRSRERNEAVIRLHITPTFGSGSLADVTTSRVRAWRGKLLAAGVGEPTVVKAYQVLRAIMNTAVDDELIRRNPCRVKGADRYDVPERPVLTVAEVYAAADAIAPRYRLLVLLAAFTTLRFGELASLRRRDIDTAGRVVLVQRAQAEMQNGKLFDKAPKSAAGVRPVAFPDEILPDVIEHLERYAGAGRDGHIFLGPQGGQLRRSNFRDDWIKARKAAGISADVHFHDLRHTGNNLVAATASTRELMTRMGHSTARAALIYQHMTADRDRAIADRLGAMIRKQQGDAGT; via the coding sequence ATGGCCAACAAGAAGGGCATTCGTCGGCGCTTCGGCTCCGTTCGGCAGCTGCGGTCTGGTCGTTGGCAGGCTCGATATCGTGACCCTGCGACGGGGCAGCTCCGCAGTGCCGAGCAGACCTACGCGACCAAGACAGACGCAGACGTCGCGCTGACCCACATCGAGGCGGACATCTCGCGTGGCCAGTGGGAAGACCCGGACAAGGGCGTCGTCCCTTTCGCCGCGTACGCCGATGCCTGGCTTCGGGACCGCAAGCTCGCCGACCGCAGCAGGGAACGGAACGAGGCAGTCATCCGGCTGCACATCACGCCGACGTTCGGATCCGGATCTCTGGCCGATGTGACCACGTCCCGCGTCCGGGCCTGGCGCGGAAAGCTGCTCGCGGCTGGAGTGGGGGAGCCGACCGTCGTCAAGGCTTATCAGGTCCTCCGAGCGATCATGAACACGGCGGTTGATGACGAACTGATCCGTCGTAACCCCTGCCGGGTCAAGGGCGCAGACCGCTACGACGTGCCCGAGCGGCCTGTGTTGACCGTGGCTGAGGTGTACGCCGCTGCCGACGCCATCGCTCCCCGGTACCGGCTGCTCGTCTTGCTCGCCGCGTTCACCACGCTGCGCTTCGGTGAGCTGGCCTCTCTACGCCGCCGCGACATCGATACCGCCGGGCGCGTGGTCCTGGTGCAGCGCGCTCAGGCCGAGATGCAGAACGGCAAGCTCTTCGACAAGGCTCCGAAGTCGGCGGCCGGCGTCCGCCCCGTCGCCTTCCCGGACGAAATCCTGCCCGACGTCATCGAGCACCTGGAGCGCTACGCGGGTGCCGGTCGCGACGGCCACATCTTCCTCGGCCCCCAGGGCGGACAGCTGCGGCGCAGCAACTTCCGGGACGACTGGATCAAGGCGCGTAAGGCCGCGGGCATCTCTGCGGACGTCCACTTCCACGATCTGCGGCACACGGGGAACAACCTCGTCGCTGCGACGGCGAGCACGCGTGAGCTGATGACGCGCATGGGCCACAGCACGGCGCGTGCGGCACTGATCTATCAGCACATGACAGCCGACCGGGACCGCGCGATCGCCGATCGGCTGGGGGCGATGATCCGTAAGCAGCAGGGAGACGCCGGGACGTAG
- a CDS encoding excisionase family DNA-binding protein, whose amino-acid sequence MERLLSVDQVAELLGTTVRFPRRLIEERRITFVKVGRHVRIPETAVAAFVTANTVEPLTIRRAGLRRAA is encoded by the coding sequence ATGGAACGACTGCTCAGCGTTGACCAGGTCGCCGAACTCCTCGGCACGACCGTCCGGTTCCCCCGGCGGCTGATCGAGGAACGCCGGATCACCTTCGTCAAGGTCGGTCGACACGTCCGCATCCCCGAGACGGCCGTAGCGGCCTTTGTCACGGCCAACACGGTGGAGCCTTTGACGATCCGGCGAGCCGGACTCCGGAGGGCTGCCTGA
- the repSA gene encoding replication initiator protein RepSA, giving the protein MTDTATAAGLDPATLADVLRVAGSTGFDRWEEQIRRTQGCAQPIHLTGATKTTDRATGTLLHHYTTDTEPGGRLRIACGNRRASRCPACAWTYAGDTYHLIRAGLTGDPDKGTPHTIRNHPRVFATLTAPSFGPVHNRPGNRPCRCGTHHPETAAELGTPLDPATYDYAGAVLWNNHASDLWRYFTIYLRREIARRAGLTQKAAREQSRLSFGKVAEYQKRGAVHFHAVIRFDGPDGPDSPPPAWATLDLLDDAIRAAAARVEVTVPANPAAGIVNEWVLRWGTQLDVQPIGAFGNGEDLTEQAVASYVAKYATKAAETTGTVDHRIGNKEALILLGVPDHPRRLIEACLDLHHAYPDRKLRDWAHMLGFRGHFSTKSRRYSTTLGALRQVRADYRAAQQREALGLPDPDDHPEATTLTLAHWAYAGHGHTPGESWLAANIHRDIQHNRDTAREHRAELQALDTTGEW; this is encoded by the coding sequence GTGACGGACACCGCCACTGCGGCGGGCCTGGACCCGGCCACCCTCGCCGATGTGCTGAGGGTGGCCGGGTCCACCGGCTTCGACCGTTGGGAAGAGCAGATCCGCCGCACCCAAGGGTGCGCACAGCCCATCCACCTCACCGGCGCCACCAAGACCACCGACCGGGCAACCGGGACCCTCCTGCACCACTACACGACCGACACCGAGCCCGGGGGCCGGTTACGGATTGCCTGCGGCAACCGCCGTGCCTCCCGCTGCCCTGCCTGCGCCTGGACCTACGCGGGCGACACGTACCACCTCATCCGGGCAGGGCTCACCGGAGATCCGGACAAGGGCACCCCGCACACCATCCGCAACCACCCGCGGGTCTTCGCCACCCTCACCGCCCCCTCGTTCGGCCCGGTCCACAACCGGCCCGGAAACCGGCCCTGCCGCTGCGGCACCCACCACCCCGAAACGGCTGCGGAGCTCGGCACCCCGCTCGACCCAGCCACCTACGACTACGCCGGAGCAGTGCTGTGGAACAACCACGCCTCCGATCTCTGGCGCTACTTCACGATCTACCTGCGCCGCGAGATCGCCCGCCGAGCTGGCCTCACCCAGAAAGCCGCCCGGGAACAGTCCCGGCTGTCCTTCGGGAAGGTCGCTGAGTATCAGAAGCGCGGAGCGGTTCACTTCCACGCGGTGATCCGCTTCGACGGTCCGGACGGGCCGGACTCGCCGCCCCCGGCCTGGGCCACCCTCGATCTGCTCGACGACGCCATCCGCGCGGCTGCCGCCCGGGTCGAAGTCACTGTGCCGGCCAATCCGGCTGCCGGGATTGTCAACGAGTGGGTGCTTCGTTGGGGCACGCAGCTCGACGTCCAGCCCATTGGCGCCTTCGGTAACGGTGAAGACCTCACCGAACAGGCCGTTGCCTCCTACGTCGCCAAGTACGCCACCAAAGCAGCCGAGACCACCGGCACTGTGGACCACCGCATCGGCAACAAAGAAGCCCTGATCCTCCTCGGCGTACCGGACCACCCTCGGCGGCTGATCGAAGCGTGCCTCGACCTCCACCACGCCTACCCGGACCGCAAGCTCCGCGACTGGGCCCACATGCTCGGCTTCCGCGGCCACTTCTCCACCAAGTCGCGCCGGTACTCCACCACCCTCGGGGCCCTTCGACAGGTCCGCGCCGACTACCGCGCCGCACAGCAGCGAGAAGCCCTCGGCCTGCCCGATCCGGACGACCACCCCGAAGCCACCACGCTCACCCTCGCGCACTGGGCCTACGCCGGCCACGGCCACACCCCCGGCGAATCCTGGCTCGCCGCCAACATTCATCGCGACATCCAACACAACCGCGACACCGCCCGCGAACACCGCGCCGAACTCCAAGCGCTCGACACCACAGGGGAGTGGTGA
- a CDS encoding SpdD protein produces the protein MFTPKYPAPDTAPTADTSLVRPLTGLVHPPACDCHHTPTSPAPAHVSAPVPAGRPSVQFTPGALVVAAAGGTALVLVVGTVLVSMLLAVAITAASVAICAVVLRSLLNHQHNR, from the coding sequence ATGTTCACCCCGAAGTACCCGGCCCCGGACACCGCGCCCACCGCAGACACGTCCCTCGTCCGGCCCCTCACCGGCCTCGTGCACCCCCCGGCCTGCGACTGCCACCACACACCGACCAGCCCGGCCCCCGCGCACGTGTCCGCTCCGGTCCCGGCGGGTCGGCCCTCGGTGCAGTTCACCCCCGGCGCCCTGGTCGTCGCCGCCGCGGGCGGGACCGCTCTGGTCCTCGTGGTGGGAACGGTCCTGGTCTCGATGCTCCTCGCGGTCGCCATCACCGCCGCGTCCGTCGCGATCTGCGCCGTCGTCCTGCGCTCGCTCCTGAACCACCAGCACAACCGCTGA
- a CDS encoding mobile element transfer protein, with protein MPRPNRFTNVIRIGPVQVGTHYDGRGRTKHTAACTAPGCNFSADYHGRPAAELAARTHRCNP; from the coding sequence ATGCCGCGCCCGAACCGCTTCACCAACGTGATCCGCATAGGCCCCGTACAGGTCGGCACGCACTACGACGGCCGAGGCCGCACCAAGCACACCGCCGCCTGTACGGCTCCCGGCTGCAACTTCTCCGCCGACTACCACGGCCGTCCCGCCGCCGAACTCGCCGCCCGCACCCACCGCTGCAACCCCTGA
- a CDS encoding DUF2637 domain-containing protein, whose translation MSRSIRLDAVLVQAVIAGALSFAHLHDLAEAAGQDGWKAWAYPISVDLLLVAAWRRMRTHSDNRAAWVWFVIALAASLGANIATAGLLDLEEVPAWLRILVAGWPALAFLGGTLLAHAPTTTEPTAPDTAPLAAPEPEEAPGLTVERAPDPAPELLPAPAPVPKPAPVSAPTVAVPPALLDHAQKVADTHHATTGGRIDSATLRARLNVPAPLADAITAQLA comes from the coding sequence ATGTCCCGCAGCATCCGCCTGGACGCCGTGCTCGTCCAGGCCGTCATTGCCGGTGCGCTGTCCTTCGCCCACCTGCATGACCTTGCCGAAGCGGCCGGGCAGGACGGCTGGAAAGCCTGGGCCTACCCGATCAGCGTGGACCTGCTCCTCGTCGCCGCCTGGCGTCGCATGCGCACCCACTCCGACAACCGTGCCGCCTGGGTCTGGTTCGTCATCGCCTTGGCCGCGTCGCTCGGCGCGAACATCGCCACCGCCGGGCTCCTCGACCTCGAAGAGGTGCCCGCCTGGCTCCGCATCCTCGTCGCAGGGTGGCCTGCCCTCGCCTTCCTCGGCGGAACCCTCCTCGCCCACGCCCCCACCACAACAGAGCCCACGGCCCCGGACACTGCACCGCTGGCCGCTCCAGAACCCGAAGAAGCCCCGGGCCTCACCGTGGAACGGGCCCCCGACCCGGCCCCGGAACTTCTGCCGGCACCCGCCCCTGTGCCCAAGCCTGCCCCGGTGTCCGCACCGACTGTGGCTGTTCCTCCGGCCCTGCTCGATCACGCACAGAAGGTCGCCGACACGCATCACGCGACGACCGGCGGGCGGATCGACTCAGCCACCCTCCGCGCTCGCCTCAACGTTCCCGCACCGCTCGCTGACGCCATCACCGCCCAACTCGCTTGA
- a CDS encoding FtsK/SpoIIIE domain-containing protein, whose translation MSDLTTVFEVAGALSAAGGLGYAKVRAPRVFWSLAGLPVARVRFTATYRSTMDVCGLTVQPSRLRAFMVRNVARRPDVQPVPPKVRRVRGSSTGMRVTLRLPAGLEPADVAAASERLRHAWGVHSVHVVETKPGFVELRMTGYDVLRRVKMPRRLPRKATAGPLVVPVALREDGTAFVRDYQKIPHSLTLGANQSGKSMFQRNLITGLAKLPVGLVGIDCKRGVEHRGYAPRLSALAVTPDEASQLLEALVQEMEDRFDTLSAHGVSDLWGLPAEARPVPLVVLVDEVAELFLVAVKKDEERRDRMVMHLVRLAQMARAVGIYLEICGQRFGSELGKGATMLRAQLTGRVVHRVNDKQTADMGLGDIAPDAVFAVTTIAPDRPGVAVAGDSSGGWSRIRTPELSAADAVAICREYAHLTPDVPALAPFRPVVRTAPGSASPLGAPVTA comes from the coding sequence ATGTCGGACCTGACCACGGTGTTCGAGGTGGCGGGGGCCTTATCGGCTGCCGGTGGGCTCGGCTATGCGAAGGTGCGCGCTCCTCGCGTGTTCTGGTCGCTGGCCGGTCTGCCGGTCGCCCGGGTCCGCTTCACCGCCACGTACCGCTCCACGATGGATGTGTGCGGACTGACGGTCCAGCCGTCCCGTCTGCGGGCGTTCATGGTCCGCAACGTGGCCCGCCGCCCCGACGTCCAGCCGGTCCCTCCGAAGGTTCGCCGGGTCCGCGGCTCCTCCACCGGCATGCGGGTCACCCTCCGTCTCCCCGCCGGTCTGGAGCCCGCCGACGTGGCAGCCGCTTCGGAACGGCTCCGGCATGCCTGGGGCGTCCACTCGGTGCACGTCGTGGAGACCAAGCCCGGTTTCGTCGAACTCCGCATGACCGGCTATGACGTGCTGCGGCGGGTGAAGATGCCGCGCCGCTTGCCTCGCAAGGCCACTGCGGGGCCGTTGGTGGTGCCGGTGGCGCTGCGGGAGGACGGGACCGCGTTCGTCCGCGACTACCAGAAGATCCCGCACAGCCTGACCCTGGGCGCGAACCAGTCGGGCAAGTCGATGTTTCAGCGCAACCTGATCACCGGCCTCGCGAAGCTCCCGGTCGGCCTGGTCGGCATCGACTGCAAGCGCGGGGTTGAACACCGCGGATACGCACCCCGCCTCTCCGCCCTCGCCGTCACCCCGGACGAAGCCTCACAACTCCTCGAAGCCCTGGTCCAGGAGATGGAGGACCGCTTCGACACCCTGAGCGCCCACGGCGTCTCGGACCTCTGGGGCCTGCCGGCCGAAGCGCGACCGGTGCCGTTGGTGGTGCTGGTGGACGAGGTGGCCGAACTCTTCCTCGTCGCCGTGAAGAAGGACGAGGAACGCCGGGACCGCATGGTCATGCACCTGGTGCGCCTCGCACAGATGGCCCGGGCGGTCGGGATCTATCTGGAGATCTGCGGGCAGCGCTTCGGCTCCGAACTCGGCAAGGGCGCCACCATGCTCCGTGCCCAGCTCACCGGCCGCGTCGTCCACCGCGTCAACGACAAGCAGACCGCCGACATGGGCCTTGGCGACATCGCCCCCGATGCCGTCTTCGCCGTGACCACGATTGCGCCGGACCGTCCCGGTGTGGCCGTTGCGGGCGACTCCTCGGGCGGCTGGTCCCGCATCCGCACCCCCGAACTGTCCGCCGCCGACGCCGTGGCCATATGCCGTGAATACGCGCACCTGACGCCCGACGTCCCGGCCCTCGCCCCGTTCCGCCCGGTCGTCCGCACCGCCCCCGGCTCGGCTTCGCCGCTGGGCGCCCCGGTCACCGCGTAG
- a CDS encoding SCO3933 family regulatory protein: MPSFKIDVSTAVVFVATPPTPKLVSKQTGEIAMDRETGAPLATVGLLISDDGEGNLYQVTVPSTGVPENLTPGTPVTVIGLKARDWENTFNGQTRHGISFRAVAITAGA, from the coding sequence ATGCCGTCGTTCAAGATCGATGTTTCGACCGCTGTCGTGTTCGTTGCGACGCCTCCGACGCCGAAGCTCGTGAGCAAGCAGACCGGCGAGATCGCGATGGACCGGGAGACCGGTGCCCCGCTCGCGACGGTCGGTCTGCTGATCTCGGATGACGGGGAGGGCAACCTCTACCAGGTGACGGTGCCGAGCACGGGGGTCCCGGAGAACCTGACCCCGGGAACGCCGGTCACGGTCATCGGCCTCAAGGCCCGTGACTGGGAGAACACGTTCAACGGGCAGACCCGGCACGGGATCAGCTTCCGCGCGGTGGCCATCACGGCGGGTGCCTGA
- a CDS encoding GntR family transcriptional regulator: MAPKWRELADKLAEQIRGGDYAPGAQLPHIRELVEAGEGSKSTVHAAYKALEAEGLVTSSRGHGTVVRQQVPLKRLGIARYDKAKWRDGDEVAFIADRVASGRAYRRNEQTQTVSRVEAPPAVSAAHGLPEGAEVYARARLVKEGEQPTHTLTSYYRPEHVEGTRIVDPTPGPAGRGGGFRVLYDAGYEIDHMRERIFARAATPDELRLLQLPPGEPVVELHRTTFTADGTVVEFAIGVHAASRFAWEYDFKVPDSARDKEGS, translated from the coding sequence ATGGCGCCCAAGTGGCGAGAGCTAGCAGACAAGCTGGCCGAACAGATCAGGGGCGGTGACTACGCTCCGGGCGCGCAGCTTCCGCACATCCGGGAGCTTGTAGAGGCGGGCGAGGGTTCAAAGTCCACCGTCCACGCCGCCTACAAGGCTCTTGAAGCAGAGGGTCTGGTCACTTCATCCCGCGGTCACGGCACAGTCGTACGCCAGCAAGTTCCTCTCAAGCGACTCGGTATTGCTCGATATGACAAGGCCAAGTGGCGCGATGGCGACGAAGTGGCGTTCATCGCGGACCGTGTGGCGAGTGGACGTGCCTACCGCCGGAACGAGCAGACGCAGACTGTCAGCCGTGTGGAGGCTCCCCCCGCTGTATCGGCAGCTCACGGCCTGCCCGAAGGTGCTGAGGTGTACGCGCGGGCGCGGCTTGTGAAGGAAGGCGAGCAGCCCACCCACACCTTGACGAGCTATTACCGGCCCGAACATGTCGAGGGGACCCGCATCGTTGACCCGACTCCCGGGCCTGCCGGCCGGGGTGGAGGGTTTCGCGTGCTCTACGACGCCGGTTACGAGATCGATCACATGAGAGAGCGGATCTTCGCTCGGGCCGCGACCCCTGACGAGTTGAGGCTTCTCCAGCTGCCGCCCGGAGAGCCAGTTGTTGAACTGCACCGGACGACGTTCACAGCCGATGGCACGGTGGTGGAGTTCGCCATCGGGGTGCACGCGGCATCACGTTTCGCCTGGGAATACGACTTCAAGGTGCCTGATTCCGCGAGGGACAAGGAAGGCTCGTAG
- a CDS encoding YdcF family protein produces MISAQDWADARRIWDYHQMGHALQPCSVAIGLGSHDLGVADTSADLYQRGLVPLLLFSGATSPTTRERMPRGEAVHYRERAIELGVPSSAVLVEPKARNTGENIRFSREVLEEGGVEVASVLLISKPYEERRAYATARKLWPEVEIVSASTPMTLDEYVDFIGDARLVIDMLTGALQRLMIYPDQGFMIRQPVPADVAEAYQRLRQAGFTSRLLPNDSHSA; encoded by the coding sequence GTGATCTCTGCACAGGACTGGGCCGACGCTCGGCGCATTTGGGACTACCACCAGATGGGCCATGCCCTTCAGCCCTGCTCCGTTGCCATCGGGCTCGGCAGCCATGATCTGGGAGTGGCGGACACCTCGGCAGACCTGTATCAGCGGGGATTGGTGCCGCTCCTGCTCTTTTCCGGAGCCACGAGCCCCACGACCCGAGAACGGATGCCTCGCGGGGAGGCCGTCCACTACCGGGAGCGGGCAATCGAATTGGGTGTGCCCAGCTCCGCGGTTCTTGTGGAGCCGAAGGCGCGCAACACGGGTGAGAACATCCGTTTCTCGCGGGAGGTGCTGGAGGAGGGGGGCGTCGAGGTGGCTTCTGTCCTGCTGATCAGTAAGCCGTACGAGGAGCGGCGGGCATACGCCACTGCCCGCAAGCTGTGGCCCGAGGTGGAGATCGTCAGCGCTTCGACACCTATGACTCTGGACGAGTACGTCGACTTCATCGGTGACGCACGTCTGGTGATCGACATGCTTACGGGCGCACTACAGCGTCTGATGATCTATCCGGATCAGGGATTCATGATCCGCCAGCCCGTACCTGCCGACGTAGCCGAGGCGTATCAGCGACTCCGCCAAGCCGGTTTCACCAGCCGCCTCCTGCCGAACGATTCGCATTCTGCTTGA